In a single window of the Frondihabitans peucedani genome:
- a CDS encoding LysR substrate-binding domain-containing protein, with translation MYDPALLRTFLVVAETHSFTLAAQRLGISQPTVSQHVSKLEKAAGRMLVARDTREVALTDNGDAMAGFARTILAAHASAESYFSGSAMAGRLRFGAADDLAITQLPRILRHFRQLYPQINLELTVNQSVPLRRRLASGQLDLIFVKQNAGEYDDGTRVAGDPMVWIAQERMRLEPDQPVPLITYQAPSLSRQMAIDALERSGRTWRITCNTRDVNGILAAVRAGIGIAVFPYSLIPADLVKVSVRFGLPDLGDVDYVLVANPTAAREPVEALTSAILSRGVSRAE, from the coding sequence GTGTACGATCCTGCGCTCCTCCGGACCTTCCTCGTCGTGGCCGAGACCCACAGCTTCACGCTGGCCGCCCAGCGGCTGGGCATCAGCCAGCCGACCGTGAGCCAGCACGTGTCGAAGCTCGAGAAGGCGGCGGGCAGGATGCTCGTGGCCCGCGACACCCGAGAGGTCGCCCTCACCGACAACGGCGACGCGATGGCCGGCTTCGCCCGGACGATCCTCGCGGCCCACGCGTCGGCCGAGAGCTACTTCTCGGGCTCGGCGATGGCGGGGCGGCTGCGGTTCGGCGCGGCGGACGACCTCGCCATCACGCAGCTCCCGCGGATCCTGCGCCACTTCCGACAGCTCTACCCGCAGATCAACCTGGAGCTCACCGTCAACCAGAGCGTGCCGCTCCGACGTCGGCTCGCGTCCGGCCAGCTCGACCTCATCTTCGTGAAGCAGAACGCGGGGGAGTACGACGACGGCACCCGCGTCGCCGGCGACCCCATGGTCTGGATTGCCCAGGAGCGCATGCGCCTCGAGCCCGACCAGCCGGTGCCCCTCATCACCTACCAGGCGCCGAGCCTCTCCCGGCAGATGGCCATCGACGCGCTCGAGCGGTCCGGCCGCACCTGGCGCATCACCTGCAACACGCGCGACGTCAACGGCATCCTCGCCGCCGTCCGCGCCGGCATCGGCATCGCCGTCTTCCCGTACTCGCTGATCCCGGCCGACCTCGTCAAGGTCTCGGTCCGGTTCGGGCTCCCCGACCTCGGCGACGTCGACTATGTGCTCGTCGCCAACCCGACGGCCGCGCGCGAGCCCGTCGAGGCGCTCACCTCCGCGATCCTGAGCCGGGGCGTCAGCCGAGCCGAGTGA
- a CDS encoding NCS2 family permease — protein sequence MTATTETGMMSRVDRFFEITKRGSTWGREVRGGLVTFVTMAYIVILNPLILGGFSGDQAAKDVLGHWLQNAQVGAVTALTAGVMTILFGIVARLPFGLAAGLGINSFLAVSVVKDVTWPEAMGLVVIEGLVIVILAATGLRTLIFKAVPQALKTAITVGIGLFIAFIGLVDAGFVRSSGAASPPVQLGDGGSIETLPTIVFVIGLIVIGVLVARRVKAAILIGIVATTVVAIILNAIFKVPESLGTNPAGWNLNAPVLPKGIVSLPDLSLVGQFDFGAFGRIGGVAATMLVFTLVFTNFFDAMGTMTGLARQADIAYPDGTFPRLRPALIVEGIGAVAGGATSGSSNTVFVESAAGVGEGARTGLASVVTGVLFLLAMFFTPLTQVVPLEVAAASLVVVGALMVSQIKDIDWSDFSVALPVFLTVIVMPLTYSISNGIGAGFLSWVLVRSLSGKAREISPLLWVVAAGFLIYFARGPIQAFIG from the coding sequence ATGACAGCCACCACCGAGACCGGCATGATGTCGCGGGTCGACCGCTTCTTCGAGATCACGAAGCGCGGATCGACCTGGGGCCGCGAGGTGCGCGGCGGCCTCGTGACGTTCGTCACGATGGCCTACATCGTCATCCTGAACCCGCTGATCCTGGGCGGCTTCTCGGGCGACCAGGCGGCGAAGGACGTCCTCGGCCACTGGCTCCAGAACGCACAGGTCGGAGCCGTCACCGCTCTGACAGCCGGCGTCATGACGATCCTGTTCGGCATCGTCGCCCGCCTCCCGTTCGGTCTCGCCGCGGGCCTCGGCATCAACTCGTTCCTCGCGGTCAGCGTCGTGAAAGACGTCACCTGGCCCGAGGCGATGGGCCTGGTCGTCATCGAGGGCCTCGTCATCGTCATCCTCGCCGCCACCGGCCTCCGCACCCTCATCTTCAAGGCGGTGCCGCAGGCGCTCAAGACGGCGATCACCGTCGGAATCGGCCTCTTCATCGCCTTCATCGGGCTGGTCGACGCCGGATTCGTCCGCTCGAGCGGCGCCGCGTCGCCCCCGGTCCAGCTGGGCGACGGCGGATCGATCGAGACCCTCCCGACGATCGTCTTCGTGATCGGCCTCATCGTCATCGGCGTGCTCGTCGCGCGTCGTGTGAAGGCCGCGATCCTGATCGGCATCGTCGCCACGACGGTCGTCGCGATCATCCTCAACGCGATCTTCAAGGTGCCCGAGTCTCTCGGCACGAATCCGGCCGGCTGGAACCTCAACGCCCCGGTCCTCCCGAAGGGCATCGTCTCGCTCCCCGACCTGTCGCTGGTCGGCCAGTTCGACTTCGGTGCGTTCGGCAGGATCGGCGGGGTCGCGGCCACCATGCTCGTCTTCACCCTGGTCTTCACGAACTTCTTCGACGCCATGGGCACGATGACGGGCCTCGCCCGCCAGGCCGACATCGCCTACCCCGACGGCACGTTCCCCCGTCTCCGCCCGGCGCTCATCGTCGAGGGCATCGGCGCCGTCGCGGGCGGTGCGACCAGCGGGTCGTCCAACACGGTCTTCGTCGAGTCGGCCGCGGGTGTCGGCGAGGGCGCCCGGACGGGCCTCGCCTCGGTCGTCACCGGCGTGCTGTTCCTGCTGGCGATGTTCTTCACGCCCCTGACGCAGGTCGTGCCGCTCGAGGTGGCCGCGGCTTCTCTCGTCGTCGTCGGAGCTCTCATGGTGTCGCAGATCAAGGACATCGACTGGTCCGACTTCTCGGTCGCGCTGCCCGTGTTCCTGACCGTGATCGTGATGCCGCTGACGTACTCGATCTCGAACGGGATCGGCGCCGGCTTCCTCAGCTG
- a CDS encoding MFS transporter has protein sequence MPTPYPPTEPLRVVTERPPWRHTFIALSVPNFRIWTAGNLVAMTATWMQKVAQDWLVLELTGSATAVGVTVAMQFAPMLLFGLFGGVVVDRFSKRMLMMITQSTFAVLSIGLAALTLSGNVEAWMVWAIAFATGLVTVIDNPARQVIVTELVGQKNLRNAISVNSSVFQLGGMIGPALAGVLLLAVGAGWAFVINGLACALVVFTLSRLRTSQMTRIAPPPREPGQLRAGLRYAVHKPTIIWPVFLVAVFAVFGLTMPVLLATYADTVFKVGAGGYGLFNSMIAVGALTGALLSTRRANLRLRTVVVGVGVTGILQATAGLMPSIVPFSILLITVGLSALLFQTASNSLVQMSSNIAVRGRVMSLYVLVLLGGQAIGGPVMGWIVSSFSVHIGMLVSGGMPALAAVVAGIALARRGQLHLHVRMRHHLPTVTIT, from the coding sequence GTGCCGACTCCCTACCCGCCCACCGAGCCTCTCCGCGTCGTCACCGAGCGGCCGCCGTGGCGCCACACGTTCATCGCGCTGTCGGTGCCGAACTTCCGCATCTGGACCGCGGGCAACCTCGTGGCGATGACCGCGACCTGGATGCAGAAGGTCGCTCAGGACTGGCTGGTGCTCGAGCTCACCGGCAGCGCGACCGCGGTCGGAGTGACCGTCGCCATGCAGTTCGCCCCGATGCTCCTGTTCGGCCTCTTCGGCGGCGTCGTCGTCGACCGCTTCTCGAAGCGGATGCTGATGATGATCACGCAGTCGACCTTCGCCGTCCTGTCGATCGGTCTCGCAGCCCTCACCCTGTCCGGCAACGTCGAGGCCTGGATGGTCTGGGCGATCGCGTTCGCCACGGGCCTCGTGACCGTGATCGACAACCCCGCTCGGCAGGTCATCGTCACCGAGCTGGTCGGCCAGAAGAACCTCCGGAACGCCATCAGCGTCAACTCGTCGGTGTTCCAGCTCGGCGGCATGATCGGGCCCGCGCTCGCGGGCGTCCTCCTCCTCGCGGTCGGCGCGGGCTGGGCCTTCGTCATCAACGGGCTGGCCTGCGCTCTCGTCGTCTTCACGCTGTCGAGGCTCCGCACGAGTCAGATGACCAGGATCGCGCCGCCGCCGCGCGAGCCCGGGCAGCTCCGGGCGGGCCTCCGCTACGCGGTCCACAAGCCGACCATCATCTGGCCGGTGTTCCTGGTCGCCGTCTTCGCCGTCTTCGGGCTGACCATGCCGGTGCTCCTGGCGACCTACGCCGACACGGTCTTCAAGGTCGGCGCGGGCGGCTACGGCCTCTTCAACTCCATGATCGCCGTCGGCGCCCTCACCGGCGCCCTGCTGTCGACGCGGCGCGCGAACCTCCGGCTGCGCACCGTCGTGGTCGGGGTCGGTGTGACCGGGATCCTGCAGGCCACCGCCGGTCTCATGCCGTCGATCGTGCCGTTCTCGATCCTGCTGATCACCGTCGGCCTCTCGGCGCTGCTGTTCCAGACCGCGTCGAACTCGCTCGTGCAGATGTCGTCGAACATCGCCGTCCGCGGGCGCGTGATGTCGCTGTACGTGCTGGTGCTCCTCGGCGGGCAGGCCATCGGCGGACCCGTCATGGGCTGGATCGTGTCGTCCTTCAGCGTGCACATCGGGATGCTCGTCTCCGGGGGCATGCCGGCGCTGGCCGCGGTCGTCGCCGGGATCGCTCTCGCGAGGCGCGGCCAGCTCCACCTGCACGTGCGGATGCGGCACCACCTGCCGACGGTGACGATCACCTAG